The Microbacterium amylolyticum genome includes the window CACCCCCAGGCGCGACTCGATCTCGGCCGCGCCCTTTGTGTCGATCGCGGGCTTGGCCAAAAGAACAGCCTGTCCCCGCTCTTCGTAGTTGTACGCCGCTTGAAGCAAAGCGGTGGACTTCCCGGAGTTCATCGCCCCGAATCGGAAATACAGCTTCGCCACCGGGTGCGTCCTTCAGATCACAAAAATGCAGGTCGGTCAGGGATTGATGCCCAGGGCGCCAGCCGTGTTGGCCAGCGTCTGCGTTGCCAGTGCGTCATCATCGTTGAGGCGCTTGCCCAGCGTGGGGATCAGCTCCTCCAGGAGCGGGCGCCACTCGTCTTGACGGTCGGCAAAGCACTGGTCGATCAGCGTGAGCATGATCGACACGGTCGTCGAGGCTCCGGGAGACGCACCGAGAAGCCCGGCGATCGAGCCGTCAGCCGAGGCGACGACCTCGGTGCCGAACTGCAGCTTGCCGCCCTTCATTACCTGGGCACGCTGGCCTGCTTGGATCAGCTCCCAGTCCTCGGCCTTCGCGGTCGGCATGAATTCCCGCAGGCTATCCAGTTTGCGGGCATGGCTCTTGAGGAGCTCCCCCGCGAGGTACTTGACCAGGCTGAAGTTCGTCAGGCCCACCTTGAGCATCGACCCGATGTTCGACAGACGCACCTGCTGAACGATGTCGAACAGGCGCCCCTGCTTGAGGAACTTCGGGCTGAACGTCGCGAACGGACCGAACATCAGTGCGCCATCGCCGTCGACCATGCGCGCATCCAGGTGCGGAACCGACATTGGCGGCGCCCCCACAGCCGCCTGCGAGTAGACCTTTGCCTGGTGACGCGCAACGAGGTCAGGGTTCGTGGTCTTCAGGAACTGACCACCGATCGGGAAGACACCGTAGCCCGAGATTTCGGGAATACCCGAAGACTGCAGGAGCTTAATGGCCCAGCCGCCCGCGCCGACGAAGACGAACTTCGCGTTGATCTGTCCGGGCGCCGAACCGATACGGCGGCGATACCGCACCTGCCAGGAGCCATCGCTCTGACGCTTGAGCTTCTTCACCTCGGTGTCAAGACGCAGGTCCACGCCGTTGTTCGTCAGGTGAGCGAACAGCTGGCGCGTGATCGCGCCGAAATCGACATCCGTCCCCGCGGGGACGCGCGTGGCGGCAAAAGGCTCGCCCGCCTTGCGCTTCTGCATCAGCAGCGGTGCCCACTGGTTGATGACGCGCGAGTCTTCGCTGTACTCAATCCCGGAGAACAGCGGCTGTTTGCGCAGCGTCTCGTAGCGGTCGCGCAGGTAGGCGACGTCCTTTTCCCCGCGCACGAACGTCATATGGGGCGTGGCGTTGATGAAGGTCTTCGCCTCATCCAGGATGCCCTTTTCGATGAACGATGCCCATAGCTGACGGCTGACCTGGAACTGCTCGTTGATGTCAACGGCCTTCGCTGGATTCGCCGCGTCCGGCATGTAGTTCAGCTCGCACAGTGCCGCGTGACCCGTGCCCGCGTTGTTCCACGCGTTCGAGCTTTCCTGTGCCACATCGCCAAGACGCTCGAACACCACGATCTTCAGATCGGGGTCGAGTTCTTTCAGCAGTGTTCCCAACGTGGCGGACATGATTCCGCCGCCGATGAGGACGACGTCAACGTTTTCACTCACGATGATCTACCCTACTCCCGTCACCTGCGGGCCAGACGAACGAACGGCGCCTCAAGAACTCGGGTTCTTGAGGCGCCGAACAAACCTGATGTCACACGGAAACGCGCTGGGCAACGAGCTCGGCGATCTGAACCGTGTTCAGGGCCGCTCCCTTACGCAAATTGTCGTTCGAGACGAACAGGGCGAGGCCCGTACCGTTCGGCACCGACTCATCCTGGCGGATACGCCCGACGAAGCTCGCATCTTGGCCTGCGGCCTTGAGGGGCGTCGGCACCTCGTCCAGCTGCACACCGGGGGCGTCCGCGAGGAGTTCCCGAGCCCGTTCCGGCGTGATCGCCTCGCGGAACTCGACGTTGATCGACAGCGAGTGCCCGGTGAAAACGGGAACGCGCACACACGTACCCGAAACGCGCAGATCCGGAAGTTCGAGGATCTTGCGGCTCTCGTTGCGCAGCTTCTTTTCTTCGTCGGTCTCGTTCAGGCCATCGTCGACGATATTGCCCGCCAGGCTGACGACGTCGAAAGCGATCGGCGCAACGTACTTCTCGGGCTCGGGGAAGTCGATTGC containing:
- the mqo gene encoding malate dehydrogenase (quinone); this translates as MSATLGTLLKELDPDLKIVVFERLGDVAQESSNAWNNAGTGHAALCELNYMPDAANPAKAVDINEQFQVSRQLWASFIEKGILDEAKTFINATPHMTFVRGEKDVAYLRDRYETLRKQPLFSGIEYSEDSRVINQWAPLLMQKRKAGEPFAATRVPAGTDVDFGAITRQLFAHLTNNGVDLRLDTEVKKLKRQSDGSWQVRYRRRIGSAPGQINAKFVFVGAGGWAIKLLQSSGIPEISGYGVFPIGGQFLKTTNPDLVARHQAKVYSQAAVGAPPMSVPHLDARMVDGDGALMFGPFATFSPKFLKQGRLFDIVQQVRLSNIGSMLKVGLTNFSLVKYLAGELLKSHARKLDSLREFMPTAKAEDWELIQAGQRAQVMKGGKLQFGTEVVASADGSIAGLLGASPGASTTVSIMLTLIDQCFADRQDEWRPLLEELIPTLGKRLNDDDALATQTLANTAGALGINP